The Bremerella cremea genome includes a window with the following:
- the rplM gene encoding 50S ribosomal protein L13, producing MTTKTFSAKPGQVEQKWWLVDGEDQIVGRLASDIAVRLMGKHRPTYTPHVDTGDFVIVVNAEKVKFSGTKWEKKRYTWYTGYTRQRSESAAERLESHPDEILREAVRRMLPKNKLATKMLSKLKIFVGPDHNHQAQNPEKLEGLGQVRQKKRD from the coding sequence ATGACGACCAAAACATTCTCAGCCAAACCTGGACAAGTCGAGCAGAAATGGTGGCTCGTCGACGGCGAAGATCAAATCGTCGGACGTTTGGCCAGCGACATCGCCGTGCGTCTGATGGGCAAGCATCGCCCCACCTACACCCCGCACGTCGACACCGGCGACTTCGTCATTGTCGTCAACGCTGAAAAAGTGAAGTTCAGCGGCACCAAATGGGAAAAGAAGCGTTATACCTGGTACACCGGTTACACGCGTCAGCGTAGCGAATCGGCTGCAGAACGTTTGGAATCGCATCCAGACGAAATCTTGCGTGAAGCCGTTCGCCGTATGCTTCCCAAGAACAAGCTCGCCACGAAGATGCTCAGCAAGCTGAAGATCTTTGTCGGTCCCGATCACAATCATCAGGCCCAGAATCCAGAGAAGCTGGAAGGCCTGGGACAGGTTCGCCAGAAGAAACGCGACTAG
- the rpsI gene encoding 30S ribosomal protein S9 — protein MSTADPQTEDVQAEVAVETTTTEVAEPAPVKHIEKTDPKTGEHLGTGRRKSSVARVRIKPGSGKIVINDRELNEYFPHEQDQNAVMAPLRDSGYDSKVDVRILVTGGGPTGQSGACRMGLGRALLSMDPEVGHQLKDNGHLTRDSRMKERKKYGLHGARRGTQFSKR, from the coding sequence ATGTCGACTGCGGATCCTCAAACCGAAGACGTGCAAGCAGAAGTTGCCGTGGAAACCACCACCACCGAAGTGGCCGAGCCGGCACCGGTTAAGCACATTGAGAAGACTGACCCCAAGACGGGTGAGCACCTCGGCACGGGGCGTCGTAAGTCGAGCGTCGCTCGCGTTCGTATCAAGCCGGGTTCCGGTAAGATCGTGATCAACGATCGTGAACTGAACGAATACTTCCCGCACGAACAAGACCAGAACGCTGTCATGGCTCCGCTTCGCGATAGCGGTTACGACAGCAAGGTTGACGTCCGTATCCTGGTCACCGGTGGTGGTCCGACCGGCCAGTCAGGTGCTTGCCGCATGGGCTTGGGCCGTGCGCTGCTGAGCATGGATCCGGAAGTTGGTCACCAGCTGAAAGACAATGGTCACCTGACCCGCGATAGCCGTATGAAGGAACGTAAGAAGTACGGTCTGCACGGTGCCCGTCGCGGTACTCAGTTCTCGAAGCGTTAA